GTCGCTGCAGGACGAGGGCTGCTCCATCGACGCCGTGACGCGGCGCGGCTATCGCCTCAACGAAACGCCCGACCTGCTGTCGCCGCAGGCGGTCGAAAAATATTTTTCGCGCCGGGCGGCCTGCTGGGACGTTGAAGTCCGCAAGACCGTGACCAGCACCAACACGGTGCTCAAGACGATGGCCGAAGGCGGCGCGCCGGAGGGGAAGATCCTCGTCGCCGCGGAACAGACGGCCGGCAGGGGGCGCATGGAGCGCCGCTTTTACTCCCCCGCCGGCAGCGGCGTCTACATGAGCCTGCTGCTGCGGCCGTCGTGCGGCGCCTCGCAGTCGCTGTACGTCACGACGGCCGCCGCGGTGGCCGTGGCGGAAGCCATCGAACACGTTACGGGACGGCGCGCGCAGATCAAATGGGTCAACGACGTCTATCTGCGCGGCAAAAAGGCGTGCGGCATCCTCACCGAAGCGGCGTTCGACATGGAGACGAACCGCCTCGCCTACGCGGTGCTCGGCATCGGCGTCAACATGCGCCCGCCGGCGGGCGGCTTTCCCGACGAGCTGGAACCG
This sequence is a window from Pyramidobacter sp. YE332. Protein-coding genes within it:
- a CDS encoding biotin--[acetyl-CoA-carboxylase] ligase → MTTKEEVLKTLELSQGRYVSGEALARRLSLSRNAVWRAVKSLQDEGCSIDAVTRRGYRLNETPDLLSPQAVEKYFSRRAACWDVEVRKTVTSTNTVLKTMAEGGAPEGKILVAAEQTAGRGRMERRFYSPAGSGVYMSLLLRPSCGASQSLYVTTAAAVAVAEAIEHVTGRRAQIKWVNDVYLRGKKACGILTEAAFDMETNRLAYAVLGIGVNMRPPAGGFPDELEPIVTSVFGEADYDPVLRNRIVAEIIERFWRSYENLGEKAFLQGYRERSFLSGKDVDVVSGAERRPARALDIDGEFRLHVRYEDGAEEYLQSGEVSVKPRGGSA